The following coding sequences are from one Diospyros lotus cultivar Yz01 chromosome 7, ASM1463336v1, whole genome shotgun sequence window:
- the LOC127806666 gene encoding ubiquitin-like-specific protease 1A: protein MDSGFWQFVKKAYHEMGNPGRKNLEYEFGKELVNYVKGVIPSLGKPWSICRYLYLPYCIPRSHWFAIEVDLQERQINILDSLPSSVHDAQLSNYMKPVRMVIPWLMKLHVNENYNTSMLKYKRVRPLPEQNNGSDCGLFTVKFIEFSLAGLDLSLVQAEHMMMWRVKMAAEIFAWHFDP, encoded by the exons ATGGACTCTGGATTTTGGCAATTTGTGAAGAAGGCCTACCATGAAATGGGGAATCCTGGTAGGAAAAATTTGGAGTATGAATTTGGCAAAGAGTTGGTTAATTACGTCAAAGGGGTAATTCCTAGTCTAGGAAAACCTTGGAGTATTTGTCGTTATCTTTATCTTCCATATTGTATCCCGAGATCACATTGGTTTGCAATCGAGGTCGACCTGCAAGAGCGACAAATCAACATCTTGGATAGCTTACCGAGTAGTGTACATGATGCCCAGCTTAGCAATTACATGAAGCCCGTACGGATGGTCATACCATGGCTTATGAAACTACACGTAAATGAGAACTACAACACATCAATGCTAAAGTATAAAAGGGTCAGACCACTTCCTGAACAAAACAATGG ATCTGATTGTGGGCTTTTTACAGTGAAGTTCATCGAATTTTCATTAGCAGGACTAGATCTGAGTCTTGTTCAGGCTGAACATATGATGATGTGGAGGGTAAAAATGGCAGCTGAAATTTTTGCATGGCATTTTGACCCTTAG